From the Bacteroidota bacterium genome, the window GAACACTACGGTACGGTTGTTATAAACCAGGATTCTGTGCTGGATATGGGCATAAACGGCACGCGAAAGAACGATCTTTTCCAAATCCCTTCCTTTGCGGATAAACGTATCCACAGAATCCTTATGGCTGACACGGGTTACATCCTGTTCGATAATAGGTCCCGCATCCAGTTCGGTAGTAACATAGTGGCTGGTGGCCCC encodes:
- a CDS encoding formyltransferase family protein — translated: GATSHYVTTELDAGPIIEQDVTRVSHKDSVDTFIRKGRDLEKIVLSRAVYAHIQHRILVYNNRTVVFS